The Phragmites australis chromosome 15, lpPhrAust1.1, whole genome shotgun sequence genome window below encodes:
- the LOC133892328 gene encoding pentatricopeptide repeat-containing protein At4g21065-like — protein MLDAAGRTPSTHPALRHCVALLRLHLASPSLPAAKQIHGRALRAGVPPAHPLLAKHLLFHLASLRAPPLRYAVAVLSRILPNPDPFSLNTVLRIAASSPRPRLALALHRRGLAPPDTHTYPPLLQACARLLALRDGERLHAEAAKNGLAALVYVKNSLVHLYGACGLFESAHRVFDEIPVRERNLVSWNSMLNGFAANGRPNEVLTVFREMLDVDFKPDGFTMVSVLTACAEIGALTLGRRLHVYLSKVGLVGNSHVGNALIDLYAKCGGVEDARRLFEEMGIERTIVSWTSLIVGLAVNGFGKEALELFSVMEREKLVPTEITMVGVLYACSHCGLVDDGFMYFDRMKEYGIAPRIEHLGCMVDLLGRAGKVEEAYDYIITMPLEPNAVVWRTLLGACAMHKKLELGVAAWSRLVELDPGHSGDYVLLSNLYAAVGRWADVHVLRKTMVKDGVRKNPGRSFVELRNSVYEFVMGDRSHPESEQIYQILAEIAERLRREGYIPRTSNVLADIEEEEKETALNYHSERLAIAFALLKSLPGTPIRVVKNLRVCGDCHMAIKLISKVYDREIIVRDRSRFHHFKGGSCSCKDYW, from the coding sequence ATGCTCGACGCGGCCGGCCGGACGCCTTCCACGCACCCGGCGCTGCGGCATTGCGTCgcgctcctccgcctccacctcgcGTCGCCCTCCCTCCCCGCGGCCAAGCAGATCCACGGGCGAGCGCTCCGCGCCGGGGTGCCGCCCGCCCACCCGCTGCTTGCCAAGCACCTCCTCTTCCACCTCGCCTCCCTCCGCGCCCCGCCGCTCCGCTacgccgtcgccgtcctctCCCGCATCCTCCCCAACCCGGACCCCTTCTCGCTCAACACCGTCCTCCGCATCGCCGCGTCCTCGCCCCGCCCGCGCCTCGCGCTGGCGCTCCACCGCCGCGGCCTCGCGCCGCCCGACACGCACACCTACCCGCCGCTGCTCCAGGCGTGCGCGCGCCTCCTCGCGCTCCGCGACGGGGAGCGCCTCCACGCCGAGGCCGCCAAGAACGGGCTCGCCGCGCTCGTCTACGTCAAGAACTCGCTCGTCCACCTCTACGGCGCGTGCGGCCTGTTCGAGAGCGCGCACAGGGTGTTCGACGAAATACCCGTGCGCGAGCGCAACCTCGTCTCCTGGAACTCGATGCTCAACGGGTTCGCTGCCAATGGCCGCCCCAACGAGGTGCTCACCGTCTTCCGGGAGATGTTGGATGTCGACTTCAAGCCGGATGGATTCACTATGGTGAGTGTGTTGACAGCATGCGCTGAGATCGGGGCACTCACTCTTGGAAGGAGGTTGCACGTGTACCTGTCAAAGGTTGGATTGGTGGGGAACTCTCATGTTGGCAACGCCTTGATTGATTTGTACGCCAAATGCGGTGGCGTCGAGGATGCAAGGAGGTTGTTTGAGGAGATGGGGATAGAGCGGACCATCGTCTCATGGACGTCATTGATTGTGGGCTTGGCAGTGAATGGTTTTGGGAAGGAGGCACTTGAGTTGTTCAGTGTGATGGAGAGGGAGAAGCTTGTGCCAACTGAAATCACGATGGTAGGAGTGTTGTATGCTTGCAGCCACTGCGGGCTGGTTGATGATGGGTTTATGTATTTTGATAGGATGAAGGAATACGGCATTGCACCGAGGATTGAGCATTTGGGATGTATGGTGGATCTATTGGGTAGAGCTGGTAAAGTCGAGGAAGCTTACGACTATATCATCACCATGCCGCTGGAGCCCAATGCTGTCGTGTGGAGAACCTTGCTGGGTGCTTGTGCAATGCACAAGAAGTTAGAACTTGGGGTGGCTGCTTGGTCACGCCTGGTTGAGCTTGACCCTGGACATAGCGGAGACTATGTTCTCCTCTCGAACCTTTACGCTGCTGTTGGAAGGTGGGCGGATGTTCATGTGCTTAGGAAAACAATGGTTAAGGATGGAGTGAGGAAGAATCCTGGGCGCAGCTTTGTGGAGCTCCGCAACTCTGTGTATGAGTTTGTTATGGGTGATAGGTCGCATCCTGAGAGTGAACAGATATACCAAATACTTGCCGAGATAGCTGAGAGATTGAGACGTGAAGGTTACATCCCTCGCACAAGCAATGTATTGGCAGAtatagaggaggaagagaaagagaCTGCCTTGAACTACCATAGTGAGAGGCTGGCCATTGCATTTGCCTTGCTGAAGTCTCTTCCTGGTACTCCTATCAGGGTAGTGAAGAACTTGAGGGTGTGTGGGGACTGTCATATGGCAATTAAGCTAATATCAAAGGTTTATGATCGTGAGATTATTGTGAGGGATCGTAGTAGGTTCCACCATTTCAAAGGCGGGTCATGTTCATGTAAAGATTATTGGTAG
- the LOC133893475 gene encoding photosystem I reaction center subunit psaK, chloroplastic-like — translation MASQLSAAAAMAGVPQFHGLRGYASPRSAVALPPVRVGRKRSQGVRCDYIGSATNLIMVTTTTLMLFAGRFGLAPSANRKATAGLKLEARDSGLQTGDPAGFTLADTLACGAVGHILGVGIVLGLKNTGALDQIIG, via the exons ATGGCCTCCCagctctccgccgccgcggccatgGCCGGCGTGCCGCAGTTCCACGGCCTCCGGGGCTACGCCTCGCCTCGGTCCGCGGTGGCGTTGCCGCCGGTGAGGGTGGGCAGGAAGAGGTCGCAGGGCGTCCGGTGCGACTACATCGGCTCAGCCACCAACCTG ATCAtggtgacgacgacgacgctgATGCTGTTCGCGGGGCGGTTCGGGCTGGCGCCGTCGGCGAACCGGAAGGCGACGGCGGGGCTGAAGCTGGAGGCGCGCGACTCCGGCCTGCAGACCGGCGACCCGGCCGGGTTCACGCTCGCCGACACGCTGGCGTGCGGCGCCGTCGGCCACATCCTGGGCGTCGGCATTGTCCTCGGCCTCAAGAACACCGGTGCACTCGACCAGATCATCGGCTAG
- the LOC133892329 gene encoding glucan endo-1,3-beta-glucosidase 12-like translates to MNRKELIVHGLLILGWFIASAAGVAQEEKAESVTPIPMLSPPEGNMTFIDGVTWCVARPGAPQEDLQNALDWACGPGGADCSQLQPGGRCYQPDTLLTHASYAFNIFYQQNGNSDIACNFGGAGAIVKRDPSFGSCKFLASETSAAFSPTLGRAWMAMVAASLNLIALRLRV, encoded by the exons ATGAACAGAAAGGAGCTGATCGTGCACGGCCTTTTGATTCTTGGATGGTTCATAG CCTCTGCGGCCGGCGTTGCACAAGAGGAGAAGGCGGAGTCGGTGACGCCGATCCCGATGCTGTCTCCACCGGAAGGCAACATGACGTTCATCGACGGCGTGACGTGGTGCGTGGCCCGGCCGGGCGCCCCCCAGGAGGACCTCCAGAACGCGCTGGACTGGGCGTGCGGCCCCGGCGGCGCCGACTGCTCCCAGCTGCAGCCCGGCGGCCGGTGCTACCAGCCGGACACGCTCCTCACCCACGCCTCCTACGCCTTCAACATCTTCTACCAGCAGAACGGCAACTCCGACATCGCCTGCAACTTCGGCGGCGCCGGAGCCATCGTCAAGCGGGACCCGA GTTTCGGCTCATGCAAGTTCCTGGCATCTGA GACTTCTGCTGCTTTCTCACCGACGTTGGGAAGGGCGTGGATGGCCATGGTCGCTGCATCACTGAATTTGATCGCGCTTCGGCTGAGAGTTTAG